AATAGTTGAAGCTTCCTGTTAGCCTATATATTAACGGCTAAATTTGTTGACCATTTACCTTTATACAGACAAATTCGACGTTTCAAAAGAGAATTTGGTTGGGAAGTAGCTCAAAGCACAATGTGCGATTGGGTTGATAGCTGTTGTCAACTATTAGATCCGCTATACAATACCTTAAAACAAAAAATATTAGAATCCGATTACATACAAGCAGATGAATCCCCGATTAAAGTATTAGACAAAGACAAAAAAGGAAGCACCCACCAAGGTTACCAATGGGTATATCGCAACCCCTTGCAAGGTCTTGTATTATTCAATTATCACAAAGGACGTGGGCAACACGGTTATAAAGAGATATTACTCAATTACCAAGGCTATTTGCAATGCGATGGCTACCAAGTATATGATAAAATTGGGCAACAACAAGGTATTACATTAGTAGGATGTTTGGCACATGCTCGAAGAAAATTCTTTGATGCAAAAGACAATGACTCAACTATAGTAAATAAAATTCTTGAACAAATTCAAAAAATATATCTCGAAGAAAGAGAAATAAAAAAAATAGCAAAAGAAGACTTAGCACTCAAGCAAAAGTTACGAGAAGAAAAAATAGCTCCAAAACTTGAGCAAATAAAAACTTGGATAGAAGCACAAAGCATAAAGGTATTACCTAAAAGTGCAGTAGGTAAAGCTATGAGTTATTACCTCAATCAATATCCAAAAATAAAAGCCATTACATTAGATCCGAGATTAGAGTTAGACAATAATCTAATTGAAAACGCCATACGTCCGCTTGCACTAGGAAGAAAAAATTATCTTTTTGCTGGATCACATAAGGGAGCTCAGAACATTGCTATAATGTACTCTTTATTTGCCAGTTGTAAAATCAATAATGTAAACCCACAAGAATGGTTGAAAGACGTACTTGAAAAAATACCAGATTATAATATTCAAAAACTTGAAGAATTACTCCCTAATAATTGGATACAAAATCATAAATAACATGTAGTTGCTCGTGGGGATACATTAGGTTTATAAAATAGGTAAAAGTAAAAACTAATTAGAGTTGAGCTCAACCCCAAATATATGATTCGATTGGCTAAAGATTTTAGAACAAAAATTATTAATCCGTGAAGTTGAAGGTTTATCCTATTTTTATTAAGCTATTGTTTTGGCTACTGATTGTACTATTTGTGCTTGCAGGGTTGGGCTATGCGTTAAGTTATAGTTTGGGTTTAATAGGTTTATTGTCCAAAGGTTTCACATTTGAATATTGGCAAAAGGCTTTGACATCGCAAAGTTTATGGGCGAGTTTTTTATACAGTTTAAGCATTGGTTTTGTCAGTGTTTTTATCAGTTTGTGTTTTGCGGTGAGTATGGCCTTAAGTTGGAATAAAAGTATTCAAAAGGGTCGGTTAAGCTATTTTATCTTTTTGCCTTTGTGTTTTCCAGCAACGGTGATGGCGTTTGTGGTTTTACAATGGCTTTCGCCATCGGGTTGGTTTTCTCGAATGGCTTTTGAATTGGGATTTATCAATAGTCTAAATGCTTTTCCAAATCTGGTCAGAGATTTTTATGGCATCGGAATTATTGTATGTAGCGTGCTGTTGATTACGCCGTTTTTTACCATTTTGATGTCTAATATTTATAGAAATGAAAACCTTTTACATTTAGAAAATTTATCTAAAACATTCGGGGCATCAACGGCTAAAACCCTGAAACGAGTAACGCTTCCGATTTTATTTCAAAAATCAAAAATGACCTTATTATTGTTTGTCATATTTGTGATGGGCTCATATGAAGTGCCACTGATTTTGGGTCGGCAATATCCGCAAATGGTTTCGGTTGCGATTGTGCAAAAAATCCAAAAATTTAATTTGAATGATATTCCTTTAGGGTTTGCTATGAGCGTGTTGTATGTCATCTTGGTCGTTTTGATTTTAATGTTGCTTGGAAAACCATCGCGTAAATATTTAAAACCCAATTTTTAAATGATGAACAAAGTCTTGAAATACATTTATGTTTTGACCGTGGTATTTCCATTGGCATTTTTGTTGGGCTTATCTTTAGCACAGCACTGGCAATTTCCAGAGATTTTACCACAAAAATGGACACTTCAACATTGGGAAAATGGTCTCTTTCAACAAGGTGATATTTTGAAAAGTTTATTGTTGTCACTTGGTTTATCTTTGACATTGGCGAGTTTGGTCAGCATATTAGCTTTTTTTATATCTAAATACATCGCCTACAGTAAATATCGACAAATTTATATGCGATTAACGCTTGTGCCTTACATTTTATCGCCCGTAGTGTTGGCGGTGATATTTCAATATTATTTTACGGTAGCCAATTTGTCTGGCAATTTTATCGGGGTATTGATTGCTCAACTCTTTTTTGCTTTGCCTTTTGGGATTGTCATTTTCAATAATTTTTGGAACGACAAATTAAAATCTATTGAACAACTCTCATTAGCCCTTGGTGCAAGCTCACGACAAAGTTTAATGAAAGTTATTTTGCCTTTATCTAAACCCGTTATTGTGTTATGTTTTTTTCAATCCTTTTTAGTCTCTTGGTTTGAATACGGGCTTACGCAATTTATAGGTTTAGGCAAAGTCAAAACCCTAACGGTGATGGTGTTTAATTTTATCAATGAAGCCAATCTATTTTATGCCGCTTTGGCTTGTGTTTTGCTCGTCTTACCTCCTATTGTGCTGTTGTATATGAATAAAAAAGTTCTAATTTTAGCCCGATGAGTCAATCTTTTCTCCGCATACAACAACTCGATAAACGTTTTGGTCAAGACCAGATTTTGCAAAATATCAATCTTGAGTTAAACGAAGGACAAACCTTAAGCCTTATTGGAGCTTCAGGCAGTGGTAAAACCACTTTGTTGAAAATTATAGCTGGACTTGAAAAATTGAATCAAGGGGAAATTTACCTACGGCAAAAACGTATTGATGCACTTTCGCCACAACGACGAAAAATTATTTATTTATATCAAGATGCTTTGTTGTTTCCGCACTTATCGGCTTTTGAAAATATTGCTTTTGGATTAAAATTACAAAAAGCAAAAAACATTACAGCACAAGTCAATGCTATGCTTGAAAAACTCGGTATGCAAGACCAAAGTACAAAATGCCCAACCAACTCTCAGGCGGACAAAAACAACGCATAGCTTTTGGTAGAGCTTTGGTGATTCAACCGCAATTGCTTTTACTTGACGAACCATTTGGTGCTTTAGACCCTGAAATTCGGACACATATGCAAAAACTTTTCAAAAGCTTGGTGTCGTCTCAAAATCTATCTGCTATTTTTGTGACTCACGATTTAAAAGAAGCCATTATCATTGGTGACGAAATTGCTAAAATTGAGCAAGGAAACTTGATACAATACGACTCCAAAAAAGCTTTTTATCAAGATGAAAAAAGCGGCGTAAACGACGAAATTTTATTTTGGAAACACTTGAAAAACGAAACGAATGAAGACTGATTTTGACCATATTGAATCCCTGTATTGGGTGTTTACTCAACTCTGCAACGACGATTGTGACCATTGCTACAACGACTCGAGTCCGTTTGGTGCACGTATATCTCAAGACGATTGCTTTAAAATCATAGACCATATGCCGAGCAAGATTAATCGGTTAATTTTAAGCGGTGGTGAGCCAATGGCAGATATCAAATTGTTACACGCCATTCTAAACAAAATACAGGACAAATACCAGGGTAAAACCCAAATTATGTTGCAGACCAACGGCGATTTGCTGAACACCAAAAAACTTCAAGTGCTTATTGACAAAGGTGTTACACGCTTTGACATTGCCAGTATAGACCGCTATCATAAACATGCTGGCAATCGCTTGATGGAGTTGGCAGAGATTTTTGAAAGTTGTGGCGTGAATGGCGAAGACAAAGATCCATTAGTTGACAGCGAAAATTATTTAACTGAAAAAGATTTGAGTTGGGGCTATTGGGGTGCCAACGAAGAGATGTGGATTGGTGGCAATTGGGCACGTGGAAAAGCTTTAAAAAATGATATCCATTATAAAAATCCCGATCATAATTTCTGCACGATTTTATCAGGTGCAAGAAATTTTCTGGGCGGTTACGATGATATTCCCAATGAAATCAGCATCCAATTGTGGCAGATCAATCCGTGTTGTCCTGGCACACATTTCCCTATGGGCGACGCCCGAAAAGAAAAGGTTTCAGACGTGCTTAAGCGTGCATCACAAAATATTGTATTTAAAGCTTTAAATGATGGCGAACCTTTAAAAATGGGAAAATCACTTGGCGTAAGCGAAGACGAAGCCAAAGCCAAAAACGACGAATTAGGCAATATCTGTTTGTATTGCGACCATTTTATGAAATGCCATAAAGACGAAATTTTTGATAAAAATGGTGTAAAACCAAATATTGATACCGATGTGTTATCCTCTTAAATATCTAAGTTTATTTATAATTGGTCTAAGTGGGTTTGCTCAAAACAGCATTGATGACGCTATTCAAAAATACAATTCGGGTAGTGTAAGCTATATTGAAGTTGAAACCTTAAAAACAAAACTCGACGCTGGAGAAAATATAATCTTATTAGACACGAGAACCAAAGCCGAATACGAAGTGAGTCATTTAAAAAATGCCATTTGGGTAGGTTATGATAATTTTGAAAAAAAGAACGTAAAACACCTTGACAAAAACACAAAAATAATCGTCTATTGCTCAATTGGCGTGCGTTCAGAGCAAATCGGCGAACGTTTGAAAGCAATGGATTTCAATAACATTCGGAATTTACACGGTGGAATTTTCGAATGGGTAAATCGCGGTTATCCGATTTATAAAAACAACCAGCAAACTCAAAACGTGCATCCTTTTGATGAATTTTGGAGTAAATTTTTGGAACGCGGTAATAAAGTTTTAGAATAAAATCAAGCTCAATCATATCGTCTTTGCGCCTTAGCGACTTTGCGTGATATTTTTAAATATAGATATTGTTTAATGAAAAACTACTTAATCATCTTTATTTTAAACCATTAAACCATTAAGGCATTAAGAACATTAAGAACAAATAATCCTTAATGCAACTTAACTTCTTAATGGTTAAATTTAAAACGTCAAAAAAAATGAAAAACTGCTTAATCATCTTTACGAGAAAACCCGAAAAAGGAAAAGTCAAAACCCGATTAGCACAAGGTGTTGGCGATGATAAAGCTTTAAAGATCTATAAGTTTTTATTGCAACACACGGCAAAAGTAACGGCAAAAGTCAAAGCACATAAACAAGTTTATTACACCGAAGCTATTGCTAAAAATGACGTTTGGGATGATAATATTTTTGAAAAAAAAGTTCAAATAGATGGCGATTTGGGCGAGAAAATGCAACACGCCATTGAGCAAGCCTTTCAAGATGGATTTGAAAAAGTAATCATCATAGGTTCAGATTTGTATGATATCGACCACAATCTGATAGACAACGCATTTGCTGAACTCAGCCAGAATGATATTGTGATTGGTCCAGCTACTGACGGCGGATACTATCTTTTGGGAACTAAATCAATTTTTTCTGAAATTTTTAAAAACAAACCTTGGGGAACTGATGAAGTTTTAAACCTTACCCTAAAGAATTTAAAATCAAAACAAGTAGCTTTGTTAGAAGCAAAAAATGATATAGATTATAAAGAAGATTTAGATAACTTCCCAGAATTAAAAACATTATTAAAATGAAATACCTAAAAGAAACCACAAAATACCTCAAAGAAAAAGGCTTTAAAAATCCTGAAATTGGCATTATACTTGGCACGGGATTAGGTCAACTATTGGACCAAGTTAAGATTATTCACGAAGTGAGTTATAACCATATACCGCATTTCCCAACGGCAACAGTTGAATTTCATAAAGGCAAGCTCATATATGGTAAAATTGAGGGTAAAACCGCCGTGATAATGCAAGGACGATTTCACTTGTATGAAGGTTATGATTTGCTTGATGTGACTTTCCCTGTTAGAATAATGAAGCACCTTGGTGTTCAAAAGTTACTTGTGTCTAATGCCGCTGGTGCCATCAATCCCAACTTCCAAAAAGGCGACTTAATGCTGATTGACGACCATATCAATTTACTTGGTGGCTCGCCATTAGCCTACAAAGGCGTTTCTAAACTTGGTAATATTTTTGTAGATATGAGTCGTCCGTATGATAAAAGTATGAGTCAAAATTTGATTAAAATTGCACAAGATCAAAACATCAATTTACATCAAGGCGTTTACGCTTCAGTTTTAGAAGCACAACTTGAAACGCGAGCTGAATATCGTTATCTAAAAACCATTGGTGCCGATGCGGTTGGAATGAGCACCGTGCCAGAAGTGATTGTCGCTAATCATTTACAACTGCCTGTTGTTGCCGTTTCAGTATTAACAGACGAATGCGACCCCGACAACTTAGAACCCGTAAATGTTGAAGATATTTTAGAAACCGCAAAAATCGCCGAACCTAAAATGGTGAAACTGTTTTGTGAGTTGTTGAAGTTTATATAAAAATAATTCCGTATAGAACTAACAATAACAACTCAATTATATTTATAAGATTTTATCAAATCAAAATTTAAAAAAAATTAACCAAACAATTAGAAAAAATAAATTTTGTATTTTTAGAACATGGTTAGCCAATCAAAGCGTTTTACAATAAAGTCATGGTCAGAAAGCGACAGACCCCGAGAAAAACTGCTTCATAAAGGGAAGTCTGCTTTGAGCGATGCCGAACTGCTGGCGATTATTATTGGGTCTGGCAATAGGTCTGAAAGTGCGGTAGAACTGTGTAAACGTCTCTTAAAAGATAAAGACCATCAATTGAGGTTGTTGAGCAAAATGAGTGTAGAAGAGCTACAAGATTATAAAGGTATTGGCGAAGCTAAAGCCATAAGTATTGTTGCGACTTTAGAACTTGGTAAACGGCATGGTAATGCAGATTTGCCTATCTTCCCGAAAATTTCATCAAGTTATGATGGCTATAAGGTTATGAAATCAATTATTGCCGACTTAGAGCACGAAGAGTTTTGGGTCTTGTTGTTAGACAATTCTAATAAAGTCATTAACAAACAGCAAATAAGTAAAGGTGGTATTACTAGCACTACAGTCGATATAAGATTAATCTTTAAAAAAGCACTGTCTTGTGGAGCCGTAGCTTTAATTCTAGCTCATAACCATCCGTCAGGCACTTTAAAACCAAGTCGGTTGGATATCAAATTAACTGAAAAAATTAAAAAAGCGACAATGTTGATGGATTTCAAACTTTTGGATCATATCATTGTGACAGACAAATCTTATTATAGCTTTGCTGATCAACAGTTGCTCTAACTTATGGAAATATTAATATACGTACCAGAAATTACACCTCGCATAAATTACACATTTAGGCAGGTCTGTAAACGTATTTTGGGATTTAAAATCAACTTTACAACAAAAATAGAAACTTTTATAGCTTATAAAGGAGCAAAATTTTCTTATGCCAATCAAAGATTAGGTAACGAGGTTTTTATTCAAGCCTGTGGTCTGCTTCAAGAACAAGGTGTTAATGATTTAGAAATCAACGTATCTATTTGGCAAGGTGAACCTTATTTTTTTAAAACTTCTTTACAAAGTGATATTCCTTATGATATTTTTCTTTGCAGCTTCTTTCTATTAACACGTTATGAAGAGTATTTACCGCATGTCAAAAATCGCATAGGAGACTTTCCCGCACAAGAAAGTCTCGCTTATAAAAATGGCTTTCTACAAAAACCGATCGTTAATATTTGGATAGACGTGTTTTCAAAAATTTTACAAAACAAGTTTAAAGACATTAATTTAAATTCAAACTCATCTCAAGTCAATATAATTGTTGCCGTAGAAAAAGCTTTTAAATACAGAAAATATGGAATTTCAAGAAGCATTGCTGGCTTTGTTGGTGACACTATTCAATTAAAATTTAGTGATGTCTATTCAAGAATAAAAACTTGGTTTTATTCAAATAATGACCCTTTTGATGTTTATGATGAACTCATTAGATTTAAAAATGATTATAATGTTGATATGAAGTTTATGTTTTTACTAGGCGATTATAGCATAAACACAAAAAATATCAACCATAGAAAAAAAATATATCAAAAACTTATAAAGTCTATGGGAGATTATTGTGAAATTGGTTTAATGCCAAGTCATGAAGCAATACATGAGTTTGATATTTTAAATAAAGAAATTGACCGTTTTGAGAAAATATCTAATCGTGAGTTAGAAAGCATTATGATAAAAGATTATGAATTAAATTTCCCTGATTTCTATATAAGTTTAGACAAAACAAATATCAAAAAAGATTTCTCGATGGGATATTCTGACCATATTGGTTATAGAGCAGGCACATCTCATTCTTTTTTGTTTTACGACTTAAACTTAGAACAGGCTTCACCGATTGAAATACACCCATTTTTTGCAAGCAGTCAAGCACTTAAAAATACAGACATCGAAAAGTTTTATTCTATAAAAAATGAACTGAATTGTTCATATAATTTACTGATTAGCAATGAAGATTTTTCAAATACTGAATTTAAACAAAAAATTTACCAAATCACAAAACACCTCAAGACATGCTAGCACAGCAACCAAGTGATATTTTTTTTGATTTGGATCACACTTTATGGGATTTTGAAAAAAATTCAGAAATCACTTTCAATTTAATTTTTGAAAAGCATAATCTCAACATCAATTTAAATTCGTTTTTGCGTTTGTACAAACCTGTGAATATGAAATATTGGGATTTGTATCGCAAAAATCAAATTGACTCTGAAAGTTTGAGATACTACAGACTCAAAGAAGTCTTTGATGCTTTAAATATTGAAAGTGATAAAAAACTCATCGACTTAGTTGCCGAAGAATATATCAACAATTTATCCGATCAAACCAATCTCTTTCCCGATGCAGAACAGATCTTAAATTATTTAGCAACCAAATATAGATTACATATCATTACCAATGGCTTTGAAAAAGTTCAACACAAAAAAATAAAGTCTTCAAAAATTGATCATTTTTTTGAAACGGTAACCACAGCTGAAGGTTCAGGCTACAAAAAACCTGATAAACGCATATTTGAACACGCTTTAAGAAAAGCAAAAACACATCAAAGCAAAAGTCTTATGATTGGAGACAGTTTAGAAGCCGATATCCAAGGTGCTAAAGATTTCGGAATACCAGCGATTTATTTTGGCAAAAAACCTAATTTTGACATCGATTATGTTGAGCGGTTAATAGATTTAAAAAACGTATTATAAATTATTTAATTAGTATGAAAAAGATTTTAGTTTTAATTTTAGTCCTATTTTGTTTTAAAACATTTAGCCAAACCCCTGAAAAAAAATACCAATACATCATTGTGCCGGTTCAATATGGCTTTTTAGATGAAGTAAATGAATATCAACTCAATGTCTTGACTAGGTTAAGGTTGAAAGAAGTTGGTTTTGAAGTGTATATGAATGAAGGCGAAGAAAAACCACAAAAAATTAAACTTAATAGATGCCTTGCTTTAAATGCAAATGTCAAGGAAGACAAAGGTATATTTACAACAACATTAATTTTTGAACTTAAAGATTGCTTTGGAAAGCTGGTTTATCAAAGTGAAGGCACAAGCCGATTAAAACCCTTTAAAGAAGCCTACCAACAAGCCCTTAATAGAGCTTTAGAAAAATTTCAAGTAGATTCATCTTTATTTCTAAAAACTTCAAATGAAAAACAAGTGTCTAATATTTCTGAGATAAATTCTGATAACAAAGAAACTAAAGAAAAAATACCTTTTGAAGAACGTGCCAATGCCTATCAACTGTATGGTCAAACCTATTGGTCGCTCCAAAAAGATGATAACTACACCATTTTTACCGACAAAGGTAAAACTATTTTTGCCAATTTAGAATATGCTGGTCAAGGAAGCTATAGTTTTGACTCTGCTGATATTGATGGTCTCGCTTTTTTTGACGCTAATGGAAATTTAATTGTTGAATATCTTGCAAAGGAAGAAGATACAGTTCAAAAATTAGAGTTTAAAAAGCAATAAATACCCTAATATTTCAAAACTCATATTTATCTTTCCAGCGTCGTTTTAGAAAATCCTTAAAATGTTTTTCTTTCGGATTGTTTGACGTTTGGTATAAACTTTCAGAAGATATTTCATCTGGCATAAAATTATGATATGCAAAGTTTCCATCATAATCGTGTGCGTATGGATAAGCTTTGCCGTAATCTAAATCTTTCATCAATTTTGTCGGTGCATTTCTTAATGACAATGGTACATCTAAATCTCCTGTCTGTTTAACT
This genomic window from Flavobacterium sp. CS20 contains:
- a CDS encoding IS66 family transposase — protein: MRRFKREFGWEVAQSTMCDWVDSCCQLLDPLYNTLKQKILESDYIQADESPIKVLDKDKKGSTHQGYQWVYRNPLQGLVLFNYHKGRGQHGYKEILLNYQGYLQCDGYQVYDKIGQQQGITLVGCLAHARRKFFDAKDNDSTIVNKILEQIQKIYLEEREIKKIAKEDLALKQKLREEKIAPKLEQIKTWIEAQSIKVLPKSAVGKAMSYYLNQYPKIKAITLDPRLELDNNLIENAIRPLALGRKNYLFAGSHKGAQNIAIMYSLFASCKINNVNPQEWLKDVLEKIPDYNIQKLEELLPNNWIQNHK
- a CDS encoding ABC transporter permease subunit, with protein sequence MKLKVYPIFIKLLFWLLIVLFVLAGLGYALSYSLGLIGLLSKGFTFEYWQKALTSQSLWASFLYSLSIGFVSVFISLCFAVSMALSWNKSIQKGRLSYFIFLPLCFPATVMAFVVLQWLSPSGWFSRMAFELGFINSLNAFPNLVRDFYGIGIIVCSVLLITPFFTILMSNIYRNENLLHLENLSKTFGASTAKTLKRVTLPILFQKSKMTLLLFVIFVMGSYEVPLILGRQYPQMVSVAIVQKIQKFNLNDIPLGFAMSVLYVILVVLILMLLGKPSRKYLKPNF
- a CDS encoding ABC transporter permease, giving the protein MMNKVLKYIYVLTVVFPLAFLLGLSLAQHWQFPEILPQKWTLQHWENGLFQQGDILKSLLLSLGLSLTLASLVSILAFFISKYIAYSKYRQIYMRLTLVPYILSPVVLAVIFQYYFTVANLSGNFIGVLIAQLFFALPFGIVIFNNFWNDKLKSIEQLSLALGASSRQSLMKVILPLSKPVIVLCFFQSFLVSWFEYGLTQFIGLGKVKTLTVMVFNFINEANLFYAALACVLLVLPPIVLLYMNKKVLILAR
- a CDS encoding radical SAM protein → MKTDFDHIESLYWVFTQLCNDDCDHCYNDSSPFGARISQDDCFKIIDHMPSKINRLILSGGEPMADIKLLHAILNKIQDKYQGKTQIMLQTNGDLLNTKKLQVLIDKGVTRFDIASIDRYHKHAGNRLMELAEIFESCGVNGEDKDPLVDSENYLTEKDLSWGYWGANEEMWIGGNWARGKALKNDIHYKNPDHNFCTILSGARNFLGGYDDIPNEISIQLWQINPCCPGTHFPMGDARKEKVSDVLKRASQNIVFKALNDGEPLKMGKSLGVSEDEAKAKNDELGNICLYCDHFMKCHKDEIFDKNGVKPNIDTDVLSS
- a CDS encoding rhodanese-like domain-containing protein → MCYPLKYLSLFIIGLSGFAQNSIDDAIQKYNSGSVSYIEVETLKTKLDAGENIILLDTRTKAEYEVSHLKNAIWVGYDNFEKKNVKHLDKNTKIIVYCSIGVRSEQIGERLKAMDFNNIRNLHGGIFEWVNRGYPIYKNNQQTQNVHPFDEFWSKFLERGNKVLE
- a CDS encoding TIGR04282 family arsenosugar biosynthesis glycosyltransferase translates to MKNCLIIFTRKPEKGKVKTRLAQGVGDDKALKIYKFLLQHTAKVTAKVKAHKQVYYTEAIAKNDVWDDNIFEKKVQIDGDLGEKMQHAIEQAFQDGFEKVIIIGSDLYDIDHNLIDNAFAELSQNDIVIGPATDGGYYLLGTKSIFSEIFKNKPWGTDEVLNLTLKNLKSKQVALLEAKNDIDYKEDLDNFPELKTLLK
- a CDS encoding purine-nucleoside phosphorylase, whose translation is MKYLKETTKYLKEKGFKNPEIGIILGTGLGQLLDQVKIIHEVSYNHIPHFPTATVEFHKGKLIYGKIEGKTAVIMQGRFHLYEGYDLLDVTFPVRIMKHLGVQKLLVSNAAGAINPNFQKGDLMLIDDHINLLGGSPLAYKGVSKLGNIFVDMSRPYDKSMSQNLIKIAQDQNINLHQGVYASVLEAQLETRAEYRYLKTIGADAVGMSTVPEVIVANHLQLPVVAVSVLTDECDPDNLEPVNVEDILETAKIAEPKMVKLFCELLKFI
- the radC gene encoding DNA repair protein RadC, with protein sequence MVSQSKRFTIKSWSESDRPREKLLHKGKSALSDAELLAIIIGSGNRSESAVELCKRLLKDKDHQLRLLSKMSVEELQDYKGIGEAKAISIVATLELGKRHGNADLPIFPKISSSYDGYKVMKSIIADLEHEEFWVLLLDNSNKVINKQQISKGGITSTTVDIRLIFKKALSCGAVALILAHNHPSGTLKPSRLDIKLTEKIKKATMLMDFKLLDHIIVTDKSYYSFADQQLL
- a CDS encoding carbohydrate esterase; protein product: MEILIYVPEITPRINYTFRQVCKRILGFKINFTTKIETFIAYKGAKFSYANQRLGNEVFIQACGLLQEQGVNDLEINVSIWQGEPYFFKTSLQSDIPYDIFLCSFFLLTRYEEYLPHVKNRIGDFPAQESLAYKNGFLQKPIVNIWIDVFSKILQNKFKDINLNSNSSQVNIIVAVEKAFKYRKYGISRSIAGFVGDTIQLKFSDVYSRIKTWFYSNNDPFDVYDELIRFKNDYNVDMKFMFLLGDYSINTKNINHRKKIYQKLIKSMGDYCEIGLMPSHEAIHEFDILNKEIDRFEKISNRELESIMIKDYELNFPDFYISLDKTNIKKDFSMGYSDHIGYRAGTSHSFLFYDLNLEQASPIEIHPFFASSQALKNTDIEKFYSIKNELNCSYNLLISNEDFSNTEFKQKIYQITKHLKTC
- a CDS encoding YjjG family noncanonical pyrimidine nucleotidase, which translates into the protein MLAQQPSDIFFDLDHTLWDFEKNSEITFNLIFEKHNLNINLNSFLRLYKPVNMKYWDLYRKNQIDSESLRYYRLKEVFDALNIESDKKLIDLVAEEYINNLSDQTNLFPDAEQILNYLATKYRLHIITNGFEKVQHKKIKSSKIDHFFETVTTAEGSGYKKPDKRIFEHALRKAKTHQSKSLMIGDSLEADIQGAKDFGIPAIYFGKKPNFDIDYVERLIDLKNVL